ttattataatttatgaaatcatattttataaaaacttaaGATGCGTGCTGAGTATCCGTCCCGGTATAAATAAACAATTGAGTATATGTCCCGGTATAAATAAACAATTGTGcgggacagaaggagtatacGTGACGATAACATAATCGAAGTCGAAATGATCGGagctgaaatttaaaataaatgtctTCCAtctcattttataattttgtttgttaaattaacatagtatttatatttatttttttgtcgaACACAACTTTTATATTATCTTTGATGTTAATTAACCCccacaaatttcaaaatttatcatgTAAATATATAAGGGGTTCTAAGTATAATGGATGAAGACTTATCCATATtcttttgtattattataaCTTCAGTTGTGAgaataataaaaagatattatatttaatttttcttgataatatatgaatttgtaaattttaacaaaaatttactaatttttgaaaataaataacagctgaaataaaataaattattgatatCTACATGGATATTGCAGTCACTTGTGTCGTGTGACAAGTACTCTTACCAATTTTTCAAGATTCAACATTCAACAAAAAACAATGAATAGAACGCGAACAAAGAAATCCACAGCATAATAAACTTATAAGAGTGGACATCAACAAACGTGAAATGCGAGTGGAATTTTGGAATATATAAGCTATAAATTTCTACATCTACCACGCTTCGTCAAGGACACACATAAATCACGCAAAATCGACAATTTTTTTGGCTTCACATCACAGCATGTGAATAAAAACTAATGTAATTTTCGGGGCTTTTTGACAAATATCAAGCCTAGAAATATTTTTGCAAGAATATTgtaatttctaaaaaatataagaatatttttgATAATCACTTGGCAGAAGAAAAAAGGAGTTTGAGATGGGTGATGGCATCAAAAAAATCCTCGAGAATGGCTTCTGTTATTTTCCTTCTATGGTGTAACTAAACATAgtagtatatttttatacaatggTCAATGGACATAAGTGATCGAAATGAATTCAAGATCAGTGTCCCTATGTTCTCACGTGTAATGCGTTTATCTCAATTCCAACGGTAATGATTGAAGAACGTTATTTTGATGGTCAAGGTAACGGAAATCACCAAACGACAACCAGAAAAAGATGGTAGATCAACAGAAATCAGTAGTGATGTTTAATAATCAACCATTTTTTTCTGGTGTTAAGTTTTGAAATACGATATGGTTGATGAAATGAGAATGATGGACTATGAAAAAAGAGATATAATGAGacgggtgagtttaaaataagtgcttcttgattaaagtaaaaatattaaaaaaaagttagaaacaaattaaagtgtttggtaaaaaagtagaaatcatgaaacaaaaattaacattctccacttattttaagtactttttgattttttacataaaaaatatgaataagtgttattttaacttataaaatcAGAAGTCGGGTTTTTAAGTCCTGGCTAGACACCCCATAACATGTTCCAACATGATTAAATTGGACCGTTGAAATCCTCCTACTAACTCAGACAagtttatatacaaaatttgtCTAAGTATAATCTTGGTCTTAAAAATCGAAAATTGAGATTAATCGTGAAGTACTGATTAAAGATCAATGAGATGATGGGAAATTAATCggattaaaaattgaatatattacataattataatatttaatatattaatttaatttactaTGTAACATATAACATGTTATTTAAAAACATTATTGACAAATAATCGgattttaataatcaaatcgaTCGGGGAAGCACCTGGGATTAATCGAATGAGAAAATTTTAGAATCAAGAGTATAATGCAACATAATGCAAATTATTAGAGCAATTGAATAACGTATTAACGGattgtgatttgtattttttttatatatgtactttTACGCAAACAAAGAAATGCATGTTTTGAAACTTAAACGGAGACGTCTCTGTCAGATGAACGCAAGTTATTCATAAGAGGCCAACTAAGGGAAAATGGGATCTTTTTTTGGGGATTCTCCTGTCTAATTTTCTATAACCAGCTGCTGTGATTTCATCTTGAATTTCGTTTTTAACCTGTTAGTTTTGAGTCCGAATTTGTTgactatttatttttgaataaaatattctatATTCACTTATtcatagatttttttaaaaagaatcatTAGATGATCACGTCTTGGAGAATCAAAACTGTGGATATCATCTATTTGATGGAACGCTGACATAAACAACTTGACCGAAAGTTCATGCAACAAGAGAGATAATCTATATTATCTTGCATTacagataattatataaaaatcaaccAGATAAACAAATACTAGCCTTCAGCCAATTTAGCTCTCTAGGAACAATGAAAGATGCTTAAATTtcttttagtttattttaaaattttcctcttaatatttttttttttaaaagttagaACATGCAGTcttaaatttcattttaatataaatacattTCTTTAagcacaaatatatattatgcaccCAATGGACAATCACCACTAAATTCCTCTGATAAAATCTtccattatgaatttttttttatcattcttAAGAATTATTTGCTATTACACTTTAATTTGactaaatatttttgatttatcaaaaaaaaatataataaaacctATCTAACCAGAATCACTAGATTAATCGATTAGTTTCGATTTCtgataaatttcatatttaattaaaaagacaaGTATCTGTTATCTTTGATTAAAGTGTGATGTCACTTTTTCGGAgataaattttacaaaacttCGGAGTGACACACAAAATATAGTTCTTAAAAAAGCGCAACGAGTCAACTAGTAATTTAGAAATCACAGGAAAAGCATAGTGAGTTGTGGTTGCTTAGGTTCCATCTTGTCATTTACACAAATATTCAAAAACAGAATATAACAACTGTTTTCTGGTATCGATCCTGTTTAATATTACCAACTTTATAATCAGGCACCTTGGAAGGTAATATTCAGTCGGTCTCTCTCAAAcccaaatataaacaaaaaacatcgaaaattacataaatttcgataaataaaatttaaccaGATGGCAGATACCGAGATGAGCTCGTAAAAATTTATCCTCTCcgtgataataaaatatttattcgtGGTGAAACGCGTTTGGACTTAGCAGTACAACTACGTATCTGTATTTGTGATGGATACAGGCATTATGTGTACCGGTTTAAAAGCACAGGCCGGATTTGTATAGTTGATTATTTATGTAACGGGGAGTAGTAAACGACAATTAGTCCGGCAAATAGACAAAACGGATGTTTCTTAATCATCGAGATTACTCGATTCTCTTTATTCTTTGTATTTGTTTATTGTGAAGATGACTAGTAAAAACGATGCTGCCCTTTTGCTATTATGAATAGATAGAAAATTATTTCGccgattaaaataatttcaatattaatcatttaaaatttgttaattgTGCTATTTTCGAAGTAATCGGATATGTGGATATTATAATGGACTATACTTTAATGTcgataaattattgttattataaattatcgtaaatatatatttaaatattatacgGATTTCCAGAAATTTactaacaaatataattaacattAAATAACTAGCTAAAATTTTAGTGAACAAAATGTAATACATAGACTTCTACACAATCTCGTCtcgataatttttaattataacatatcacgtaattttttaactaaaatttattaaaaataattacaattatttataatatttgagattatatttttattatatattcactTATATTCTTATAAGTATACTACTATACTTTTCACCGGTAAATGCAGTACCAATCTATCTACCTCTTTGTCCATGACCAACCTCGAATTCAAGTACTATTATTGTTGCTAGctgaaaataaatagaaaagtATCATCTATCAAATTAATTGTTTTGTCCCACGCCTTATAAGAATATTAACACACGTGATTCTTGATATTTGTTATCTAGTCTCGTATCGTGTGTCAAAAAACAAATCTGAAACTGATATAATCGAGatgatttatcaaaatcaaatattttaattattgcgAAATTTGTGGAAAAATCAATTTGAGCTTTGGCATATTTTTAGATTGTATATATTACTGGTACATAAGAAAGTTGAAATAATATAGTCAGTGTTGTCTCGATTAAATTACGcaataaaaattaatcagaaattaattaaatcaatcaattaatcaaataattaattaaataataaaatatttcattagTTCGGCAAGTTACAAAATAAGCAcatatctaatttatttttcttctttttgacgaaaagcaccgatttgatttttagaacGGAGAATATAGCAGTTAAAACTTTGAACTTCAAAGACAAAGAGTACAAGATCCAAGAGTATCATATTTCTTTTCCGTATAAATTTATACAGTAGTGTAAATATTACTATCCATAACAGGAGGAACAAATAACACTTGTTTGTCAACTAGCTTGTCTTCCCTCCTCTATAAATCCTCCCTTGCTCATACCTCATCTTACACTAATCCCCTTCTCTCTATACCCATTTGCCCAcaagatttttcagattttcttgaaatttttaaCCAAGAATTGGGTTGATTCATCGCAAAATTTGAAGAAATGGGTCTCAGTTTGTTGGCTCCAACTGATATTAAAGCTATCTCATTTATGGATACTTCAAAATTCAATCATAGCCTTGTCAAGCTTAAAGGTTTGTCTTTTATGGCtctcttttaattttttgttctttaaTTTGATTGCTGTTGTATATATTCAtttaaagattgaatcttttttttgatattcatgtaaagattgaatcttttttTGATATTCAtgtaaagattgaatctttgaCAAGGTTTGAACCATCGACGTCCCGTAAATTGgaattatttatgttcattTGAGGCTCAGTTGCAAAGACTGTGTGTGTACATGTATAGGCTTGTGAgaaaatatatgtgtttgtaGAATTGTAGGTGGAGATATATGTGTGttgaatttgtattttattgttGTTGTAGCTGGCTTTGGGTATAAACGGAAGGATTTTGGGGTAGCATTTGGGAAGAGAATTCATTGTTCAGCTGCACAGGGGCCTCCTCCAGCCTGGCCAGGTACCGCGGTTGTTGAGCCTGGTCGAAAGACTTGGGATGGCCCGAAGCCGATCTCCATTGTTGGTTCCACAGGCTCTATTGGAACTCAGGTTAAGAATCTCGAATTTGAAATACATTGGGAAAAATGAAAACATAGTAGAATATTTTGGAATTGTATTTCATGAAACGGTTGATCGGACAATTTTTAGTTGTGAAAATGATTATTTACCTTTTATGAGGGCTATGTTGATCTTTTAAAATTAGTGCGACATGCCGTCAGCCTATCTTGGTACAAATTTGTCTCTTTGCTAATAGCTGTGGTGGATTGGCAATATAAGCCACAGGGTTTTGGCCCAATGAATCCTTACATATTAATCTGTTCTTCTTCAGACACTTGACATAGTTGCTGAAAATCCAGACAAATTCAGAGTGGTCGCACTTGCTGCTGGTTCAAATGTGACCCTTCTTGCTGATCAGGTGACAAATTGTTTCTTCCTTGTCAATACACTATCAAGAGTAGATATGTTACCAAAAAAAACTCTATAGTTATATAATAAAACCATGAACTGGCGGCGTATTTGGATGCATAACTGAAAGTCAACGTACTGTTATTTTTAGCTTAGTCGCCCAGAATTTTCTTCGTCAGGAGGAAGATAAGAAGTAGTGAAGTACACGATTGCTAAGTGACCAACTCTTTCTACCTCTGGTGTTAGGAGGAGAACGTAAATAAATAGTATATTATCTCTAACACTCTTTTACTCAAAAACTCATTTCCAGGGGATACTAGGCATTATTTACCTTTTCCCCATTTTGGAGTGAAATATATTTCACacgaccccccccccccccccccccccccccctcccctcTACAGTTTCCTATGTTTGTTTGCTTAGGAAAACCAAAGGAACTTATTGTGCATGTCAAAAGAAAAAGgctaagaaaagtgagaaaaaaTTTACATCTCAAATAGCTGGTAAATATATAGCACAAACATCTTATTTTCTTTCGTAATATCTTCCGAAACACAATATTTTACGCCAAAAAAACAGGGGCTTAATGTCCAAATTCATTTTTGAGAATATTGGGGGCAGGGTTTGGACTGAAGACCTCTCCTGAGCCACAAAGTGATCAACCTTTCTGAAACCATGGTGTTTAAGTGAAGGCTTAACTGAATGACAAATTTATCCTTAATATTGAGTGATTAAGTTTCTATAGTATacatgaaaaatatgaaaatgatGAATGTTGTTTGTAACCACATCATAAGACCGTTAGAATTTATTTTGTTCCCACGTACTGAGTTCTTATGTTCCATACTGCAGGTCAAGACTTTCAGACCTCAGTTGGTTGCTGTTAGAAATGAGTCATTGATTAATGAACTAAAGGATGCCTTGGCGGATGCTGACTATAAGCCTGAGATCGTTGCTGGGGAACAGGGCGTCATTGAGGTTAGCAGTTCATCTTAATCGTGGATCTGTTAATTTGATAATAGCCTAGGAAATTAAATGACCATCTCTTGTAATTTACCTCAGGTAGCCCGTCACCCAGACTGTGTAACTGCGGTTACAGGAATAGTTGGTTGTGCTGGTTTAAAGGTAACTTGCTAATGTTCTTTTCGGATTGATAACTGCtactgtttttatttattttgtttataaacCATATAGTCAGCACAAATGGGAGCACTTCTGTAAGCTGAAGTCAGTGACATATTTCAATGAAgattatcattttaatatatatgtagctaaaccacatacacacacaaacaccccTTACACAAGCAGCAATAGCGACTTTAATTGGTGttatatttaaacatattattattcatattgTAATGGCAATAGACAGGAAATAGGCACTTGTgaaataacatataattaaataacaaatgataaattattagaaaattactaaaaattgattaaaacaAGGATTAGTGAAATCTATTTCAAGTGTAGATTTTGTTTTAAGAAAGTAACAATGGCGAATTTGATATAAAAGAGTGAATAAGATGGACCGATTTCTGTTTTACCAACCATGTATATTGCTCCAACTTTAAGAATTGTATAGTGAAAGAAAGCTCAAACAGCTAGATCAGTAAAGTATTGCAAAGATATCTATACATGCATACAATTATGATATATCAGGGTATTAAAAGATTTATGTTGCGCATAAATGAGAAGAATCTCATAAATTTTGTTGTGcaaatgtattattattttgaagggTTTTTTGGAACACCTGCAAATGTCTTTCTGTTTATCTAGTGGAATTCCAGCAGTAAATCTGGtattaagaaattaataaaGGGAAGACACATAATGTTGTATTGAGTGACAGTTActaaaattctctaagtacatgTCTGGGATAATTTTCATTATTGGGTTTTATGCTAAATGCAGTTCTCGATATCAAGATGTATTTAAATTAAAGATGTTGCTGTTGAGATTTGAGACATGGTTGGTTACATCTCTTTTCCATTGCTAATCAAAATGTTTCTGTTTGTTAGCCAACAGTAGCTGCTATAGAAGCAGGAAAAGATATTGCCTTGGCTAATAAAGAGACTCTAATTGCTGGTGGTCCATTTGTCCTTCCTCTTGCACATAAGCATAATGTAAAGATTCTTCCTGCCGATTCAGAGCATTCTGCAATTTTCCAGGTATGTTGGCTCAATCGGTTTTATTCTAATTGCGTTGATCACTTTATGAAGGTGAATCACAGTACCATGCTCGGTGTATTGTTATAGCTTATAATACCACGTTGTGGATGATTGTTAAAATTACTGGTTATAAGGATTTCCTTTAACATTCTTTAAACTTTGCTTCAGTGTATTCAAGGATTACCAGAAGGTGCTCTTAGGCGCATAATATTAACCGCATCAGGTGGAGCTTTCAGGTATAATTATGAGTTTATGTTGACATGTTTGTATCCCTATTTTATCTACTTCTAATGTTAAGATGAAATAGAAAGATAAAGTTTAGTAAATTATTACTTGTAGTAAGTAGTGGTTAGCTTCTTTCACTATAATATTATTTGCTTCCTTCACTTCTATTGTTCTCTTCCATTGAAGAGACAACTTCACATTCTTCTGAAAAATCCCTTTACTGTGACCAAAcattttaagtattttaatGAACTTTACATCCATTCTGGTATTTTATAGCGTTTTTTCTTCCCCTTTGTTTTAATTCCTCTTACTCTTCTTTCTTAAAACGCTTGGTATAGGGGTGTGAGTATTCATATCTAGCTCCACCTGACAATGAAAGTAATATTGCCTCTAATTAAGAGCTAAATATCGCTTCTCATGGTAATAGGGACTTGCCTGTGGATAAACTAAAAGATGTTAAAGTAGCTGATGCTTTGAAGCATCCTAACTGGAATATGGGAAAGAAGATCACCGTGGACTCTGCCACTCTGTTCAACAAGGTAAATTTTTCCAGTCTACTTTTTCCAGTTACTATCTTCTCCCTTTGACTTCTTTAATGTCCACGACCTATCTCCCTCTCCATGTTTTGAGTACTTTATCTTTTGAAAGTCGGGCTTAAACGGATTTTCTTTTGCTGGAACCTTTGACTTATCTATTCTCATTCTGACAGGGTTTAGAAGTTATTGAAGCACATTATCTCTATGGATCTGATTATGATGATATTGAGATTGTGATTCATCCGCAATCAATCATACATTCAATGATTGAAACACAGGTACACACCTATCTCACATATACTTGTTGCTTGAGATGTTAAGATATAATGGATGCTTGCTGAGAGGCTTAAAACTGATAGCAAGTAACTCTTTTCTAATGTTTCTTATTTCAGGATTCATCAGTCCTGGCACAACTGGGGTGGCCTGACATGCGTTTGCCAATTCTCTACACATTATCGTGGCCAGAGAGAATTTACTGCTCCGAGGTTACTTGGCCACGCCTTGATCTTTGCAAGTAAATACCTTGATCTACTTCCAAATCATGGtttcattatattttgatttctaCATGTCCTTCGTGATTTATGAAGCTTTAACTGCAAGTGTTGAATATGTGTTAGCCTTGTGTTAAATAATAGTGTATATGTCCATTCCCAATGTTAATAGAATTTTGTTCTTGTCCATTAACCTGATACAGTAGCAGCTTGTGCTTATGTATGTTATACGTATATGTAATTTAACCTCCGCAATGCCGCTAATATGTTGATTTTAATTACATATTAGTACATGACTGTGGATCAGAAATGTGTCtctttatgttttgtttttctgtttacagCAAAAGAACTTCGTTGTAAAGTTAATGAAGTTGGTGTGTACTTCGTTTTCAAATTTTTACTTGGTTTATCATTTTCTAATTTAAGTCTATTGGTTCAGGTTAGGGTCCCTGACATTTAAAGAACCTGACAATGTAAAATACCCTTCTATGCATCTGGCATATGCTGCTGGGCGAGCTGGAGGTACTATGACGGGAGTTCTTAGTGCAGCTAATGAGAAAGCAGTTGAGATGTTTATTGATGAAAAGTATGTACTTGAAATTTTACAGCTTATATCTTGCAATTTGTTTATTAAGGTCCTTTTTCACTTGGTAATTCGGGGAGAGGTTTTTGGGCAATTTAGTTAAGCTTGCAACTGGTTATACAGTGGGTCGCAAAGCATTTATTGCATGTCAAAAGGAATGAAAATGTATTTAGAAAATAGACCCCTCATCACACTACTAATGTAAGGATTTAATACGTAGGACCACTTCTCAGTCTCACATCAACTTCGTGTGctccaaaataatatatattattctatgGTGGTTGCAATTCTTGCCTGATTAAAGCTAATATGTTTTATAGCTTTCTTGCAAAATTTTGCCATGTCTGGGTAAGTTTCTCATTTGTaaattgtttttcaaattttcagaaTCAGCTATCTGGATATATTTAAGGTCGTGGAACTAACATGTCAGAAGCATCAAGACGAGTTGGTAACATCACCTACCCTGGAAGAAATCATACATTATGACTTGTGGGCTCGCGAATATGCTTCCAGTTTGCAACCGGCTTCATCTGGCTTGAGTCCCGCTCTTGTATGATATTACATGTTCCGCATTGACAGGGTTAGTTTCCATCTGTTTGCAGCTTCTCTATTGGCACAAAAAGATGCCAAATTCGAGATTAGTTTGgttttaatgttaaaattttgGCTTCTACGCCTAGTCATGCCGTAGAAAACAGatgtatcatgtatgaaaaCGATCATGCGGGCCTGTAATCCTTCCTTCATCTGTAGGCTACATGTATGCAATTGCATTTTTTGATTAAGAGCAAGTTAAATCCCGAAATACGAAAGAGGAAGGTACTGTGTTCTGGCCTGGGTACATATATAGCTGCTTAAACCGCAAAGCTATAGACACCCTTTACCTTCATTAATCTGTGAagttaacaaataaattttgcTTCATAAGCGCCATCGGAGTATTATTAGGTTCGAGTCTATTTTCGGATATACttgattcggttcggttcggtttttaagcTCCGCGGGAGCGCTGATGTTTGGCTGAAATTGGGTCCATATATTACTTTGGAGCCTACTTCTTGAGTGCGTTTGGCTGAATATAGTTTGATAGTATATATTAGTTATGGATTTGTTTGATAAGTCTGTGCACTTGTACAGAATATCCATGAATCATGAAAATCACTGAAGGAGATTTTTGGAACCTTCCTGATCGTGGCCTGTTTCAAACTTGTAATTATTTGTGCCTGCCACAAGTTACAAGTCGTCCTAGGTGCAAAATATATGCACTAACAAGTACCCCCTCCTTCGGAATTTAGCAAGTGCTCAGTTGGATTGGAGGTtgagaaatatgtataaagtagtcaAACAAATAACAgcttcaataaaaaaaattattttattaataaaaattttattctaGATTTTTATTCGAAGATGAGGATGAAAAAGAACAACTCGAAAAAGTTATCATTTTTATACTCATTATATTCAGGGTTCTAAAAAATTCTTGACTAATCCTGCCACAAATTCTTTAAATAAATTTCATCAAGTACATTCTGATTTgactaaaaaattttaatttatttaaaattttccgaTAAATCTTTTAGAACTCCTGAATCTGTCCGTTTACTTCTGATTCCCGAATTTTACATCATTATACGTATTAAGAACTGAGGGAAGAATAAGCGGTCACATCTCACAAATGGAAACCGATGCAAAAGGCTCGAggaatatatatacaagagTATATACCCTGATTTCGTTGCAACTTTAATCCTCGGAGTTTGGCTTTGTTCACTCACTCCGACATAATAAAAGAACTAAAGAAGAAACGAACCATGTGGATGCCCCCACAACAAGTCCAGAAGAACACTGTGCTctccatttttattttatgggATTGGGTGCGAGATTTATGTCCCTCGACTCTGATGTCTTCACTAATGGGGAAACATTTGGGGcaaatacaaatttacaaaattcatttaaaatttacCTATAATCCCGTAAAATCGAAGCTTCAAACTCGTGCTACGTTCGAGGAGTATCCACCGAATTATAATTAGCACAGTTATTATACGGCAAAACAAACCCTCAACTATATTATTATCGAGGAGTATCCGCTAAATTACAAGTCAGGAATAATCGGGATCGCCAAGCATTCTATGGTCTGTGGATAGGGGTGTACTCAGTACCATGTACATGACATGGTGGGAGTGTGGGACTAAGGAGTTGCCACTGAAATTTGCAAAATCTTCATGTCTGCTATTAGTACTAAAAAGCTACAAGAGCCTTTCACTTTGGGCAATTTCCAAGGTTGGCTGGCTGCCTAGCTGGTTTGCTTTATAAGTCTTCTAGTACAAACTCCAAGACTATTGATTCATACAGCTCTTACAAACACAAAACAACATGATCCACTGTTGCCACCACAAGACACACTGTTAGGCCTTCCCTCCACTCAACTTAATCACCTCTTTTTTACTCTAATCACTACCAAATTATTATCATTAAGTCTGATAAAAGCCTTTCTGCTTCTCTGCGGGTTGCTGAGAAAAGCAGAgggttaattataattaaactacTGAGAATTATATAACTTGTATACATTTTATCTTAACTACAAAATTATGTTCCCTCTGTCCATTTTCATTTTGAcaaaatttaactaaattatataataccGACCACAGAGCTGtctatatatgttttaattttttttagcatcGTGAAATATACGATAATcacctaaaataaaataa
This genomic window from Daucus carota subsp. sativus chromosome 7, DH1 v3.0, whole genome shotgun sequence contains:
- the LOC108196592 gene encoding 1-deoxy-D-xylulose 5-phosphate reductoisomerase, chloroplastic, translated to MGLSLLAPTDIKAISFMDTSKFNHSLVKLKAGFGYKRKDFGVAFGKRIHCSAAQGPPPAWPGTAVVEPGRKTWDGPKPISIVGSTGSIGTQTLDIVAENPDKFRVVALAAGSNVTLLADQVKTFRPQLVAVRNESLINELKDALADADYKPEIVAGEQGVIEVARHPDCVTAVTGIVGCAGLKPTVAAIEAGKDIALANKETLIAGGPFVLPLAHKHNVKILPADSEHSAIFQCIQGLPEGALRRIILTASGGAFRDLPVDKLKDVKVADALKHPNWNMGKKITVDSATLFNKGLEVIEAHYLYGSDYDDIEIVIHPQSIIHSMIETQDSSVLAQLGWPDMRLPILYTLSWPERIYCSEVTWPRLDLCKLGSLTFKEPDNVKYPSMHLAYAAGRAGGTMTGVLSAANEKAVEMFIDEKISYLDIFKVVELTCQKHQDELVTSPTLEEIIHYDLWAREYASSLQPASSGLSPALV